The Planctellipticum variicoloris DNA window CTCCGTCGCCACGTGGAGACGCGGCAGCTCGGCGAAGTCTTCTGGGCGCCGGTCAGCGTGAGGTTGCGGTCCGGCAAACTGCGGGAGCCGGACGTGTTCTTTCTGAGAACAGGTCATCCGCGGACCGCCGATGTGCCTGACGGCGCAGACCTGGTGATAGAGATCGTCAGTCCCGACGCCCAGAGTCGGAAACGAGACTTCGAGGAGAAGCGAGTTGAATACGCTGAATCGGGTATCCCCGAATACTGGATCGTCGACCCGGAGACCGAAACGATTACGGTTCTGACACTGCTCAAGGGGGCAACCGAGTACGAGGTGTCGAGTGAATCCAAGGCGGGGGACGTGGCTGCCTCGATCCTGCTGCCCGGCTTTGTGGTGGATGTCACGGCCTGCTTCGCGGCAGGAAAGGGCTGAGCCATGGCAAAGCAGACACCATCAACAGTCTTTCACCAGCCACGAACCACTCACCACTAGCCACTCTGGTGTTTTCATGACCCGCTCCATCGATCGCGATTCCCAACGGTTCAAAGAAATCGTGCGGGGCAAGGTGCGCCAGGGGCTCAAAAAATACATCACCCATAGCGAAATGCTCGGCCGCAAAGGTCGCGAAGTCGTCTCCATCCCCGTTCCCAGCATCGACATCCCCCACTTCCGCCACGGCAAAAAAGGCTCGGGCGGCGTCGGCCAGGGCGAAGGGGAAGTCGGCCAGCCGATTGGTAAGGGACAGGACGAAGGAGACGGCCAGGGCCAGGCGGGGGATGAAGCGGGCCGGCACGTCCGCGAGGCCGAACTGACCCTCGAAGAACTCGCCCAGATGCTCGGCGAAGAACTGCACCTGCCCCGGATCCAGCCCAAGGGGGACGAAAACCTCCGGACCATCCGCACCCGCTATAACAGCATCAGCCCCACCGGCCCCAAATCCCTCCGCCACTTCAAGCGGACCTACAAGCGTGCGCTCCGCCGGATGATCGCCTCCGACGAGTACGATCCCCGCAAACCGATTATCATCCCCACCCGCGAAGACGAACGCTTCCGCTCCTGGACCGACGAGTCGCTCCCCGAAGCGAACGCGGCGATCCTCTACATTATGGACGTCTCTGGCTCGATGACGGACGAGCAGAAGGCGATCGTCCGGACCGAAGCCTTCTGGATCGACACCTGGCTGCAGAGCCAGTACGACGGCCTGCAGCGGCGATACATCGTCCACGACGCCGTCGCCCACGAAGTTGACGAGGACACCTTCTACCGCACCCGCGAAAGCGGCGGCACCCGCATCTCCAGCGCCTACGTGAAAGCGCAGCAGATCATCGAACGGGACTTCCCCGTCGCCCAGTGGAACATCTACATCTTTCAGTTTTCGGACGGCGACAACTGGGGCGAAGACAATTCGAACTGCATGAAGCTCCTGCAGGATCCGCTCATTCCGTCCGCGAACCTCTTCTGCTACGGCCAGGTCGAAAGCCCCTACGGCTCCGGGGACTATCTGAAAGAGCTGAAGAAGATTCAGGGGAAGTGGGACAACCTGATCCTCAGCGAGATCAAAGATCGAGACGGGATCTACGAGTCGATCCGGACGTTTCTGGGGAAGGGGAAATGACGGGGACGGCAGTCCGTTCGCTGGACGGAATTCGGCTGAGTCCGAAGAAATCTGCTGTTGCTGTATGCTGAAGGAACTCCGCCATGTCCATCTCCACCTATCGCGCGCTGCCGCCGGAAATCCAGGACATCCAGGCCGAAATGGAGGCCCACGCCAGGGCTTACGGCCTCGACTGCTTCGAAACGATCTTCGAGATGCTCAACCTCGAAGAACTCTGCATGTTCGCCGCGTACGGCGGCTTCCCCACGCGCTACCCCCACTGGCGCTTCGGGGCCGAGTACGACGAGCTGCTGAAGACCCACATGTACGGTCTCCAGCGGATTTACGAAATGGTGATCAACAACGATCCCTGCTACGCCTACCTCCTCAACACCAACGAACTGTCGGACCAGAAGCTGGTCATCGCCCACGTCTACGGCCACTGCGATTTCTTCAAGAATAACGCCTGGTTCTCCCACACGAACCGGAAGATGCTCAATCAGATGGCCAACCACGCCACCCGGATCACGCGCTACGTGGAACGCGTCGGCTACGAAAAGGTCGAAGAATTCATCGACGCCTGTCTGTCGCTCGAAGACCTCATCGATCCTCATTCGGTCCACATCCGCCGGCAGCCCGAAATTTCTCCGGTGCCCCATGCCGCGCTGCTGCGTGAGGACGACTTCGAGTACCTGCAACAGGAATCCCGGCTCCCCGCCAAGGGCTATCTGCAGCCGTTCATCAATCCGCCCGAAGTGCTTCAGAAGGAAGCCGAGGACCGCCACAAGGCCGAGGAAGAACGGGAACGCAAGCGATCCTTTCCCGACGAACCGCAGCGGGACGTGCTCCTGTTTCTGCTGCAGCACGCGCCGCTCAAAGACTGGCAGCACGACATTCTGTCGATCATCCGCGACGAGGCCTATTACTTCGCCCCGCAGGGCCAGACGAAGATCATGAACGAGGGCTGGGCCTGCTTCTGGCATACGACGCTGATGACCCGGCACGGGCTGACCGACGCCGAGGTGATCGACTACGCCGACCACCACAGCGGTACCGTGGCGATGAGCCCGCAGCGGATCAACCCCTACAAGATCGGGCTGGAGCTGTTTCGCGACATCGAAGAACGCTGGAACACCGGACGCTTCGGCGCCGAATACGACCACTGCGACGACCGCGAAACCAAACGCAAGTGGGACAAGCAACTCGGGCTGGGACGGGAGAAGATCTTTGAAATCCGCAAGGTCCACAACGACGTGACGTTCATCGACACCTATCTGACCGCCGAGTTCTGCGAGAAGCACAAGATGTTCTCGTTCGCCTACAATGACGACAGCGAGAACTACGAAATCGCGTCCCGGGAATTCGTCGAGATTAAGCAGCAGCTTCTGAACAGTCTGACCAATCACGGCCGGCCCTTCATCTACGTCGTCGACGCCAACCACCGCAACCGGGGCGAGCTCTACCTGGCTCATCGCGACCAGGGAGTCGAACTGCGGCAGGACTACGCGCAGGATACGCTGACGAATCTGCAGAAGCTCTGGGCCCGGCCTGTGCACATCGAGACTATCATCGACGACCAGCCTGCGGTGATCTCCTTTGACGGGACGCACCACCAGACGAAGCCGAAGTAGCGGCCGGTCGGCGGATCATGCCTCTCAGTTGTGCAAATCTGCCGCCGTCGCCCGACGCGGTCTGTTGTCATCTCGTCACCAGGTCGACACAGCGATCGGGGAGGGCTTTTGTACGCGCCGGGATGGCGGAACGCGGCGCAACGGGGGCCGTCGCCGGGCATGAGGCTCCCGGCCAAACTCAGCTCGACTTGGCAGCGCGGTCGCTGGCGTGACAGTCGGTTCGGCTTCGCAGATAGCATGCCAGGCAGAGAAACAGCAAGATGGCCGCGGTAACGGCTGCAGCCGATTGGAAAAGGAATGCGACGTGCGTCATGATTTTCTCCTGCGTCTTTGCGATGAACGAGCAATCTGCAGGAACGATCGCAGCGAGCGATAAAGTCGTGCTGAAGCGAACTTAAAACCCGCCTCATCTCCGCTCAAAGACGCAGATAAACCGGAACTTATCTCCGGCTTCCGATCGCTCATGTCTCCGAGCAATCGGAAGCATCCTGGTGACCGAAGGCGATCCAGGGATCGCCAATGTCCGGTTCATCCGGGCGCCAGTCCGTTGAAGTATTCCTACCGGCACTGGCGCAATTCCCTTTCCGCTCGCGTCGCCAGCGAGCGTCTGGTTCAATACCGGCACATCTCGTTCACAATGTGGCGTACAGCAGGGAGCCGGAAATGATGCGTCGAATTCTGAGTGCGTTTTGTCTGATCGCCTTGACGGCGATCCCGGCCATCGCTCGGGCCGATGTCCGACTGCCCGCACTCTTTTCCGATCACATGGTTCTGCAGCAGGGGCAGCCTGTTTCCGTCTGGGGCTGGGCCGATGCCGGCGAAGCGGTGACGGTTTCCGTCGCCGGTCAGTCGGTCCGGGCCACTACCGGCGACGACGGGAAGTGGCGCGTCGCGCTCCAGCCGCTCGAAGTGGCCGAAGGGCTGGAATTGAAAGTCGCAGGCAAGAATTCGCTGACCGTCAAGGACGTCCTGGTGGGCGAAGTCTGGCTCGGATCGGGCCAGTCGAACATGGCGATGACGGTCTCCCGTTGCAACAGCGTTGCGGAAGAACAGCAGGCCGCCCGGCTGCCGAATCTGCGGATGTTCACGGTCACCTCCGGACCGGCGACTTCGCCGCAAGATGAGTGCAAGGGGCAATGGGTCGTCTGCTCGCCTGAAACGGTCGGCAACTTCTCCGCGACGGCGTATTTCTTCGGGCGCGAAATTCATCGGGAACTGCAGGTCCCGGTCGGGCTGATCAACTCTTCGGTCGGTGGAACTGGGATCGAGGCCTGGACCGATCTCGAAGTCCAGCAGCGCGACCCGGAGTTGAAGCCGATCCTGGGCGAGTGGGAAGATCGCATTGCCGCGTACAATGCGGGTCGGGCCAGGCAGCAGTACGAGAGGGCGCTTGCGGCCTGGAAGACGAAGGCCGAGGCGGCTCGGGCCGCAGGCAAGCTCCTGCCCCGTCGGCCGCAGGTCCCGGTGGAACCGCGGCAGGATCGCAACCATCCGGGCAATCTGTTCAACGGCAAAATCGCCCCCCTGATCCCGTACGCCGTGCGCGGGATGGTCTGGTATCAGGGCGAGCATAACACCCGCCCGGAAACCGCGACGCTGTACCACCGGCAGTTGACGCTGCTGATCACCGACTGGCGGATCCGCTGGGGCCAGCCGGAGCTGCCGTTCGCCTGGGTGCAGCTTCCGAACTTCATCGCCCCGGAAACCCGCGACTGGCCGTCGGTCCGCGAAGGGATGCTGCAGACCCTGGAGCAGCCCCACACCGGGATGGCGATCGCGATCGACGTCGGCGATCCGAAGGACATTCACCCGAAGAACAAACAGGAGATCGGCCGACGACTGGCCCTGTGGGCTCTCCACGACGTCTACGGTCGCGACATCCCGTCGTCCGGTCCGATTCCGACTGAGACGACGCTGGAGGGCCGGAGCCTGGAGGTCCGCTTCAAGCACGCTGACGGCGGCCTGGAACTGCGCGGCGAGCATGCGGGCTTCGAAGTCGCCGGAACGGATGGCGTCTGGAAAACGGCCGAAGCTCGCGTCGAAAGTGATACTCTGACGCTCTCCAGCCTGGACGTCCCACAGCCGCACGCCGCCCGCTACGCCTGGTCGAACAATCCGACTGCGGTTCTGTTCAACAAGGCCGGCCTGCCCGCGACGCCGTTCCGGACGGCGCTGCCGAAGCCGTGACGTGTCCGACGGCACGGTCGCCGCGCGGCTCTCCAGCGATTCGATCCACGCTGCGATTGTTGCAGGCTTCGTCGAGACTCGGCACGATCCACGGCAGGCGCCCAACGGTCCGGGAAACGGAGAGAATCTTGAATTTCGCAGTCGAGTCTCTGCTGCTGGCCGGCGGTCTGTTTCTGGCGATGCTGGCCGGTATGGAGGCCGGTCGGCGGATCTGGCTGCACCGCTCCTTGCTCGATCCCGAAAAGTCCCGTCAGGGAACCGGGATTGTCGAAGGAGCGGTCTTCGGTCTGCTCGGTCTGCTGGTCGCCTTTACCTTCAGCGGAGCGGCGGGGCGCTATGACGCCCGCCGCGTGCAGA harbors:
- a CDS encoding DUF444 family protein yields the protein MTRSIDRDSQRFKEIVRGKVRQGLKKYITHSEMLGRKGREVVSIPVPSIDIPHFRHGKKGSGGVGQGEGEVGQPIGKGQDEGDGQGQAGDEAGRHVREAELTLEELAQMLGEELHLPRIQPKGDENLRTIRTRYNSISPTGPKSLRHFKRTYKRALRRMIASDEYDPRKPIIIPTREDERFRSWTDESLPEANAAILYIMDVSGSMTDEQKAIVRTEAFWIDTWLQSQYDGLQRRYIVHDAVAHEVDEDTFYRTRESGGTRISSAYVKAQQIIERDFPVAQWNIYIFQFSDGDNWGEDNSNCMKLLQDPLIPSANLFCYGQVESPYGSGDYLKELKKIQGKWDNLILSEIKDRDGIYESIRTFLGKGK
- a CDS encoding sialate O-acetylesterase, which gives rise to MMRRILSAFCLIALTAIPAIARADVRLPALFSDHMVLQQGQPVSVWGWADAGEAVTVSVAGQSVRATTGDDGKWRVALQPLEVAEGLELKVAGKNSLTVKDVLVGEVWLGSGQSNMAMTVSRCNSVAEEQQAARLPNLRMFTVTSGPATSPQDECKGQWVVCSPETVGNFSATAYFFGREIHRELQVPVGLINSSVGGTGIEAWTDLEVQQRDPELKPILGEWEDRIAAYNAGRARQQYERALAAWKTKAEAARAAGKLLPRRPQVPVEPRQDRNHPGNLFNGKIAPLIPYAVRGMVWYQGEHNTRPETATLYHRQLTLLITDWRIRWGQPELPFAWVQLPNFIAPETRDWPSVREGMLQTLEQPHTGMAIAIDVGDPKDIHPKNKQEIGRRLALWALHDVYGRDIPSSGPIPTETTLEGRSLEVRFKHADGGLELRGEHAGFEVAGTDGVWKTAEARVESDTLTLSSLDVPQPHAARYAWSNNPTAVLFNKAGLPATPFRTALPKP
- a CDS encoding SpoVR family protein, which translates into the protein MSISTYRALPPEIQDIQAEMEAHARAYGLDCFETIFEMLNLEELCMFAAYGGFPTRYPHWRFGAEYDELLKTHMYGLQRIYEMVINNDPCYAYLLNTNELSDQKLVIAHVYGHCDFFKNNAWFSHTNRKMLNQMANHATRITRYVERVGYEKVEEFIDACLSLEDLIDPHSVHIRRQPEISPVPHAALLREDDFEYLQQESRLPAKGYLQPFINPPEVLQKEAEDRHKAEEERERKRSFPDEPQRDVLLFLLQHAPLKDWQHDILSIIRDEAYYFAPQGQTKIMNEGWACFWHTTLMTRHGLTDAEVIDYADHHSGTVAMSPQRINPYKIGLELFRDIEERWNTGRFGAEYDHCDDRETKRKWDKQLGLGREKIFEIRKVHNDVTFIDTYLTAEFCEKHKMFSFAYNDDSENYEIASREFVEIKQQLLNSLTNHGRPFIYVVDANHRNRGELYLAHRDQGVELRQDYAQDTLTNLQKLWARPVHIETIIDDQPAVISFDGTHHQTKPK
- a CDS encoding Uma2 family endonuclease, encoding MSTIHPEPELAPRRRPSRRGEPTWELGVDAPRQGAWTEEDYLALDSNRLIEFTDGILEFLPMPKLSHARISRFVSDLLRRHVETRQLGEVFWAPVSVRLRSGKLREPDVFFLRTGHPRTADVPDGADLVIEIVSPDAQSRKRDFEEKRVEYAESGIPEYWIVDPETETITVLTLLKGATEYEVSSESKAGDVAASILLPGFVVDVTACFAAGKG